In Flavobacterium gelatinilyticum, a genomic segment contains:
- a CDS encoding FecR family protein, with protein sequence MQQKKFEELFEGYLQNNLSDAEQQQMMEIIQQGKHDDFLKEKIHDMLRSDYVTDVMDKKQSDDILNYILSKPQNEPKVVDLNQKRRRKVVLQSLFAAASIALLIALGNSFFFKTKTVPTIAPEAPAVAAQNTLIDFSGKQLVHLPDGSTVLLNDNSTLKYDQNSFGSKTREVTLTGEAFFDIKHNAQKPFIVHTGKIQTRVLGTAFNINAQNSSDNIEVTVARGKVQVGHLEKVYGVITPNQQIKVNKSTLSFEQNNVSAAIVTEWKSNYLILDDLNMAEAAALIAQKYKVQILISNEKIKNCRITASFLNEEDLDHVLKVISSVIETEYRYDKTGTVILDGKGCE encoded by the coding sequence ATGCAGCAAAAAAAGTTCGAAGAGTTATTTGAAGGCTATCTGCAGAACAATCTATCTGATGCCGAACAGCAGCAAATGATGGAGATCATTCAGCAAGGCAAGCATGATGATTTTCTTAAAGAAAAAATTCATGATATGCTGAGAAGTGATTATGTTACAGATGTAATGGATAAAAAACAAAGTGATGATATTCTGAATTACATTTTATCTAAACCACAAAACGAACCTAAAGTGGTGGATTTAAATCAAAAGCGAAGAAGAAAGGTGGTTTTACAATCGCTTTTTGCAGCAGCAAGTATTGCTTTACTAATTGCTTTAGGAAATTCATTCTTCTTTAAAACAAAAACGGTTCCAACCATTGCACCAGAAGCACCAGCTGTGGCAGCGCAAAATACCTTAATTGACTTTAGCGGCAAACAATTGGTTCATCTTCCTGATGGCAGTACGGTTCTGTTAAACGATAACAGTACCTTGAAATACGACCAGAATTCTTTTGGCTCCAAAACTCGTGAAGTTACATTAACAGGCGAAGCTTTTTTTGATATTAAACACAATGCTCAAAAACCTTTTATCGTACATACTGGTAAAATTCAGACCAGAGTCTTGGGAACTGCTTTTAATATTAATGCTCAAAATTCTTCAGATAATATTGAAGTTACAGTTGCACGCGGTAAAGTTCAGGTTGGACATCTGGAAAAAGTATATGGCGTAATTACTCCAAACCAGCAGATTAAAGTAAATAAAAGTACTTTAAGTTTTGAACAAAACAATGTCAGCGCCGCTATTGTAACCGAATGGAAAAGTAATTACCTGATTTTGGATGATTTAAATATGGCTGAAGCTGCTGCTTTAATAGCACAAAAATACAAAGTGCAGATTTTAATCTCGAATGAAAAAATTAAAAATTGCCGAATCACAGCTAGTTTCTTAAACGAAGAAGATTTAGATCATGTCTTGAAAGTAATCAGCAGTGTTATAGAAACAGAATATCGTTATGATAAAACAGGCACAGTTATTTTAGACGGAAAAGGCTGTGAATAA
- a CDS encoding RNA polymerase sigma factor: MAQNSNIDEKKLLLELSQGSEPAFTSMYNLYKNNVYATALRITKSKIQAEEAVQDIFLKIWQNRENLAEVTHFENYLFILSRNHLFNSIKKIARETSQITEFDKKEAGFIDTDSNIKDEQYNTILNQIVEQLPPQQQKVYQMAKRDGLSHQKIGEDLGISTETVKKHMAQALKFIRLKISPYMNMFMSLLLFLKF; encoded by the coding sequence ATGGCTCAAAATTCGAATATAGACGAAAAAAAACTTCTTCTTGAATTATCTCAAGGAAGCGAGCCTGCGTTTACGAGTATGTACAATCTGTATAAAAACAATGTCTACGCTACTGCTTTACGAATTACAAAATCAAAAATTCAGGCAGAAGAAGCCGTTCAGGATATCTTTTTAAAAATATGGCAGAATCGAGAAAACTTAGCTGAAGTAACTCATTTTGAAAATTATCTTTTTATCCTATCGCGAAATCATTTATTCAATTCAATTAAAAAAATAGCTCGAGAAACGAGTCAAATAACTGAATTCGATAAAAAAGAAGCTGGTTTTATTGATACTGACAGCAATATCAAAGATGAGCAGTACAATACTATTTTAAATCAAATCGTAGAACAATTACCTCCTCAACAGCAAAAAGTCTATCAAATGGCTAAAAGAGATGGTCTTAGTCATCAAAAAATAGGAGAAGATTTAGGAATCTCAACTGAGACAGTAAAAAAACACATGGCTCAGGCTTTAAAATTCATACGTCTTAAAATTTCTCCATACATGAATATGTTCATGTCATTGCTGTTATTTTTAAAGTTTTAA
- a CDS encoding M28 family peptidase translates to MKKKLFLILSLSCSIVFSQTIKKPLVSAITLKDLKTDMYQMAGDHFNGREAGTLDELKVSVWLAEKAREAGMSPAGDDGTFFQFFDLYRHQVTSNSKFKIGQKEFKLWKDVLVAETTNNKVDAPLLFLGDASAEEIRKIDVKGKAVVVIASKEGILDNISLFERRYPGFVKQKYYEDLAYRGAAALIIVADELGEKSWSQVEPQMKRGVYGIEGYRDKMPVPPRMPAFWVHNDQLEFLKNTKERLVAEVVSETYKYPSVNVVGKVEGTDPKLKNEYVLFSGHQDHDGVRQKYGQDSIYNGADDNASTCVAMLAIARAYKKQPAKRAALFVFHGSEERGLLGSSWYASHTTVPEKDIIAVLNGDMIGRNDINQAALLGSSDPHQNSPDLVAAAKKANDEGPKFELDKQWDRPEHPEFFYFRSDHLPYAQRNIPSVFFTSVLHSQYHTPMDESENIDFAKLHKMTDWMYRTGWILSNLNLRPRISVISKVKQ, encoded by the coding sequence ATGAAAAAAAAGTTGTTTTTAATACTCAGCTTAAGTTGTAGTATTGTTTTTTCGCAAACAATCAAAAAACCTTTGGTTAGTGCGATTACTTTAAAAGATCTTAAAACAGATATGTACCAAATGGCTGGCGATCATTTTAATGGGCGTGAAGCTGGTACATTAGACGAATTAAAAGTATCGGTATGGCTGGCAGAAAAAGCCAGAGAAGCTGGAATGTCACCGGCAGGAGACGACGGTACTTTTTTTCAGTTTTTTGATTTATACAGACATCAGGTTACCAGCAATTCTAAATTTAAAATCGGACAGAAAGAGTTTAAACTATGGAAGGATGTTCTGGTGGCTGAAACGACAAACAATAAGGTCGATGCGCCTCTGCTTTTCTTGGGGGATGCTTCGGCAGAAGAAATCAGGAAAATTGATGTAAAAGGAAAAGCCGTTGTTGTAATAGCTTCTAAAGAGGGTATTTTAGATAATATTTCGCTTTTCGAAAGACGTTATCCGGGATTTGTCAAACAAAAATATTATGAAGATTTAGCTTATAGAGGTGCGGCAGCGCTTATTATTGTTGCCGATGAATTGGGAGAAAAAAGCTGGTCTCAGGTTGAACCTCAAATGAAACGAGGCGTTTATGGCATTGAAGGATATCGCGACAAAATGCCTGTTCCGCCTAGAATGCCTGCTTTTTGGGTTCATAATGATCAACTGGAATTCTTAAAAAACACAAAAGAACGTCTAGTGGCCGAAGTAGTTTCAGAAACTTATAAATATCCATCCGTAAATGTTGTTGGAAAAGTGGAAGGAACAGATCCTAAATTAAAAAATGAATATGTGCTTTTCAGCGGACATCAAGATCATGATGGCGTAAGACAGAAATATGGACAAGATTCAATCTACAATGGAGCAGATGATAATGCAAGTACTTGTGTAGCCATGCTGGCTATTGCGAGGGCTTATAAAAAACAACCTGCAAAAAGAGCTGCATTATTTGTATTTCATGGTTCAGAAGAACGAGGATTGTTAGGTTCCAGCTGGTATGCTTCACATACAACAGTGCCTGAAAAAGACATCATTGCCGTTTTGAACGGCGATATGATAGGAAGAAATGACATTAATCAAGCTGCACTTTTGGGTTCAAGTGATCCGCATCAAAATTCTCCTGATCTTGTGGCTGCCGCTAAAAAAGCCAATGACGAAGGACCAAAATTCGAGCTCGATAAACAATGGGACAGACCAGAACATCCTGAATTTTTCTATTTTAGATCAGATCATTTGCCTTATGCTCAAAGAAATATTCCTTCAGTTTTTTTTACAAGTGTGCTGCACAGTCAATATCATACTCCGATGGATGAATCGGAAAATATTGATTTTGCAAAACTGCATAAAATGACAGATTGGATGTATAGAACAGGTTGGATTTTATCTAATCTTAATCTAAGACCAAGAATTTCGGTTATAAGTAAAGTAAAGCAATAA
- a CDS encoding TonB-dependent receptor has translation MNLKFPSFLTVLFFLTLNLNAQSLRLKIENESKSAIVNASISSGNKTIGTTNASGEVSILINAIRNNTVSISAPEYEPLSYVFSDLQEKNTIFIVLKSENELQEVVVTAGRKQENIATVPSSITIMSQKEIQTQSSINTNLSSILGNVVPGLGTTTNKATNSGQTLRGRQVLVLIDGIPQSTPLMNGARDLRVVDANAIERIEVIKGATSIYGNGSGGGIINYITKKSPLVDSFHGITTVGATFNPIHSKETFGYRVSQFFNGRKNKFSYVIGGVFDYTGLQRDADGKPLGQTDGLSNSSQSNAFVKLGYDMDEHTSFNVVYNFYSSTQNAKYISQAGVYGQTPTIGVRGTEPGKNAGTPFNHNFMFTFSKNNLFNNTQLDVSAYLNSFQSMNRYVASATAWYGPGQTMINSNKNGTRINLNTPFTVASMPLEVTYGIDLLNDVTFQDLVDGRVYIPKMDMLNIAPYAQLKVDVLENLIFKGGLRYENATVRVKDYNTIASGPGNQGSIFVEGGNIPYNATMFNAGLRFNKYEVFNPFVSFSQAFAINELGRILRSAEESTIASLETDPIITNNYEAGFSSKFYNFNLTAAYYISTSKLGANLVEVDGRLVAQREPEKIQGYEITLDYRFSPKLNLGGSYSYVEGKAEFDGGSTVYLNGSRIAPPKATGFITYTPTSDWYLQLSWVNTGCRDRFEPNANGRYNNSEGPISTVNLLNFAGSYAFNKNWTLNLGIENLLNNSYYSTLSQYRAVNADYVMGNGMTTSLNLRYKF, from the coding sequence ATGAATTTAAAATTCCCATCCTTTTTAACTGTTTTATTTTTTTTAACCCTTAATTTAAATGCGCAATCGCTTCGTTTAAAGATTGAAAATGAATCAAAAAGTGCTATTGTAAATGCCTCGATTTCCTCCGGTAATAAAACTATTGGAACAACAAATGCCTCAGGTGAGGTTTCTATTTTAATTAACGCCATACGAAACAATACGGTTTCAATTTCAGCTCCAGAATATGAACCGCTATCTTACGTTTTTTCTGACCTTCAAGAGAAAAATACCATTTTCATTGTCTTAAAAAGTGAAAATGAACTGCAGGAGGTTGTAGTGACTGCAGGAAGAAAACAAGAAAATATTGCTACAGTTCCTTCTTCTATAACCATTATGAGCCAAAAGGAAATACAGACACAGAGTAGTATTAATACCAATTTATCTTCTATATTAGGAAACGTAGTGCCAGGACTTGGTACAACAACGAACAAAGCAACCAACTCAGGACAAACTTTAAGAGGACGCCAAGTTTTGGTTTTGATTGATGGAATTCCGCAGTCGACACCTTTGATGAATGGTGCTCGTGATTTGCGTGTTGTCGATGCCAATGCAATTGAACGTATAGAGGTGATTAAAGGAGCGACTTCTATTTATGGAAACGGTTCAGGTGGAGGTATTATCAATTACATTACAAAAAAAAGTCCGTTAGTTGATAGTTTTCACGGAATAACAACTGTTGGTGCAACTTTTAATCCAATACATAGCAAAGAAACTTTTGGTTATCGAGTTTCACAATTTTTCAACGGAAGAAAAAACAAATTCAGTTACGTTATTGGAGGAGTTTTTGATTACACTGGACTTCAAAGAGATGCTGATGGTAAACCTTTAGGACAAACAGATGGCTTGTCTAATTCTTCCCAGTCTAATGCTTTTGTGAAATTAGGATATGACATGGATGAGCATACCAGCTTTAATGTGGTCTATAATTTTTACAGCAGTACTCAAAATGCTAAATATATCAGTCAGGCTGGTGTATATGGGCAGACTCCTACAATTGGAGTACGAGGGACAGAACCTGGTAAAAATGCCGGAACGCCTTTCAATCATAACTTTATGTTTACTTTTTCGAAAAACAATTTATTTAATAATACACAATTGGATGTTTCAGCTTATTTAAATTCTTTTCAATCTATGAATCGTTATGTTGCATCGGCTACAGCTTGGTACGGTCCGGGGCAAACGATGATTAATTCTAATAAAAACGGAACAAGAATTAATTTGAATACTCCTTTTACAGTCGCTTCAATGCCTTTGGAAGTAACCTATGGTATTGATCTCTTGAATGATGTTACGTTTCAGGATTTAGTTGATGGACGCGTTTATATTCCGAAAATGGATATGTTAAATATTGCTCCTTATGCACAGTTAAAAGTAGATGTTTTAGAAAATTTAATTTTTAAGGGAGGATTGCGTTATGAAAATGCGACAGTTCGAGTTAAAGATTACAATACAATTGCTTCGGGACCAGGAAATCAAGGAAGTATTTTTGTAGAAGGAGGTAATATTCCTTATAACGCTACGATGTTCAATGCCGGTCTTCGTTTTAATAAATATGAAGTTTTTAATCCGTTTGTGAGTTTTTCTCAGGCATTTGCAATAAATGAATTAGGTAGGATTTTAAGAAGTGCAGAAGAAAGCACTATTGCGAGTTTAGAAACAGACCCGATTATTACAAATAATTATGAAGCTGGTTTTTCCAGTAAGTTTTACAATTTTAATTTGACAGCTGCTTACTACATAAGTACTTCAAAACTGGGAGCTAATTTAGTAGAAGTTGATGGTCGTTTAGTTGCGCAGCGTGAACCTGAAAAGATTCAAGGGTATGAAATAACTTTAGATTATAGATTTTCTCCTAAATTAAATCTTGGAGGAAGTTATTCCTATGTTGAAGGAAAAGCAGAGTTTGATGGCGGAAGCACTGTTTACTTAAATGGATCCCGCATTGCGCCGCCTAAAGCAACTGGTTTCATTACTTATACTCCAACTTCTGATTGGTATTTGCAGCTGTCGTGGGTAAATACAGGTTGCCGTGATCGTTTTGAACCAAATGCAAATGGAAGATACAACAATAGTGAAGGGCCAATTTCGACAGTCAATCTGCTAAATTTTGCCGGAAGTTATGCCTTTAACAAAAATTGGACATTGAACTTAGGGATTGAAAATTTATTAAATAACAGTTATTATTCCACTTTGAGCCAATATCGCGCTGTAAATGCCGATTATGTTATGGGGAATGGTATGACAACCAGCTTAAATTTACGTTATAAATTTTAA
- a CDS encoding PepSY domain-containing protein, translating to MHLWPGLTSGLIVFIVALTGSILVVEDELDAFFNTEFYKAVSVSQKNCWLMAVFQI from the coding sequence TTGCACCTTTGGCCCGGACTTACATCCGGGCTAATTGTTTTTATCGTTGCCCTAACAGGAAGTATATTGGTCGTTGAAGACGAATTAGACGCGTTCTTTAATACTGAATTTTATAAAGCAGTCAGTGTTAGTCAAAAAAACTGCTGGTTAATGGCGGTTTTTCAAATATAA
- a CDS encoding nitroreductase family protein encodes MREDEKTISRSSFLGSLGTLGLLGSLPFLASACKEPKAKPTIYDGNSEDSIIDNILTRRSIRKYTDQDIPQEVLDTILKCGIFAPSAVNSQPWELRVIQNPKIIAEISKRHTDYLRIEKKEIKDPENHSINYHAPVLIIIAKAIKGTGTLPTLLDCGLLLQNIMLAAHANNLGSCPLGGIVPFLNLDNNSDLLHLFNIPSDYEIAITLALGYPDENPQAPIRYTDKVKYIR; translated from the coding sequence ATGCGAGAGGATGAAAAAACAATTAGCAGATCTTCTTTTTTAGGCTCATTAGGAACGTTAGGCTTGTTAGGCAGTCTGCCGTTTCTGGCATCGGCCTGCAAAGAACCTAAGGCTAAACCAACAATATATGACGGCAATAGCGAAGATTCTATCATTGATAATATATTGACACGCAGATCTATCCGTAAGTATACTGATCAGGATATTCCACAAGAAGTACTCGATACCATATTGAAGTGCGGCATTTTTGCTCCAAGCGCTGTAAACTCGCAGCCATGGGAACTGAGGGTTATACAAAATCCCAAAATAATTGCAGAAATTTCCAAGCGGCATACTGACTACTTAAGGATTGAAAAAAAAGAAATAAAAGACCCTGAAAATCATAGTATAAATTACCATGCTCCCGTTCTGATTATAATTGCAAAAGCAATTAAGGGCACAGGAACACTGCCTACTTTACTAGACTGCGGTCTTTTGCTGCAGAATATTATGCTGGCGGCGCACGCAAATAACCTCGGCAGTTGTCCGCTGGGCGGAATCGTTCCTTTTTTGAATCTTGACAACAATAGTGACCTGCTCCATTTATTCAATATTCCTTCAGATTATGAAATCGCCATAACACTTGCTTTGGGATATCCTGATGAAAATCCTCAAGCTCCAATACGTTACACTGATAAAGTAAAATACATTAGATAA
- the yddG gene encoding aromatic amino acid DMT transporter YddG — translation MIRQSKATAIGFCAIILWSSIVGLIKEVSHSFGATAGAAMIYTTASIFLFFTIKWKPLAEFSKKYLIFGALLMVSYELCLALSIGYSQNSRQAIEVGMVNYLWPTFTMIAAVLFTSKKANWLILPGILISMLGIVWVLGGEQGFNVSEMMSNIEKNPLSYGLAFLGALLWAGYCVVTIRISNGANGITFFFMITAAVLWIKYLFLFDQSSMDFSFSSITYLLLAGCAMGFGYAAWNIGIMHGNVTVLAGASYFTPVLSSLLSSFLLSASLGLSFWQGALLVCTGSILCWLSTKKSLKKE, via the coding sequence GTGATCAGACAATCAAAAGCCACTGCTATCGGATTCTGCGCCATTATTCTATGGAGCTCCATTGTGGGATTAATCAAGGAAGTCAGCCATTCTTTTGGAGCAACCGCTGGAGCGGCGATGATTTACACTACCGCCTCTATATTTTTATTCTTTACTATAAAATGGAAGCCGCTGGCAGAATTCTCAAAAAAATATTTAATTTTTGGAGCCTTACTAATGGTGTCTTACGAGTTATGTCTGGCATTATCAATTGGCTATTCACAAAACAGCAGACAAGCTATAGAAGTGGGAATGGTCAATTATCTATGGCCCACTTTTACAATGATAGCTGCCGTTCTTTTTACTTCGAAAAAAGCAAACTGGCTCATTCTCCCCGGCATCCTGATATCAATGCTGGGCATAGTTTGGGTTTTAGGCGGCGAACAAGGATTTAATGTTTCCGAAATGATGTCAAACATTGAAAAAAATCCTTTAAGTTATGGACTGGCTTTTTTAGGAGCGCTGTTATGGGCTGGATATTGCGTTGTGACCATCCGTATTTCCAATGGTGCCAATGGCATTACTTTCTTTTTTATGATCACTGCCGCTGTGTTATGGATCAAATACCTTTTTCTCTTCGACCAGTCGTCTATGGATTTTAGTTTTTCATCCATAACTTATCTCCTGCTTGCCGGATGCGCTATGGGTTTTGGATATGCTGCATGGAATATAGGAATTATGCATGGAAACGTTACTGTTCTGGCAGGCGCGTCGTATTTCACACCTGTTTTATCATCCCTGCTTTCTTCTTTTCTTTTGTCTGCCTCTCTGGGATTGTCTTTCTGGCAGGGTGCATTATTGGTCTGTACGGGGTCTATTCTCTGCTGGCTTTCTACGAAAAAGAGTTTGAAAAAAGAGTAA
- a CDS encoding type 1 glutamine amidotransferase domain-containing protein, which translates to MYKNKRENTFIPSEINTEDYTAVYYVGGHGTVWDLPDNAELQEITRKIYENNGVVGAVCHGPSGLVNIKLSNGKYLVAGKKVNSFTNEEEIEMKLENIVPFLIETTMIERGAKWEGSGSWQPHVTVDQRLVTGQNPFSAKGVGEAILKELQQL; encoded by the coding sequence ATCTACAAAAATAAAAGAGAAAATACCTTTATCCCTTCTGAAATAAATACAGAGGACTATACGGCTGTTTATTATGTGGGAGGACATGGAACGGTTTGGGATCTTCCTGATAATGCCGAACTGCAGGAAATAACCAGAAAAATCTATGAAAACAACGGTGTTGTCGGCGCAGTCTGTCATGGACCTTCCGGATTGGTAAATATAAAACTCAGCAATGGAAAATATTTGGTGGCAGGCAAAAAAGTAAACTCTTTTACAAATGAAGAAGAAATAGAAATGAAACTCGAAAATATCGTGCCGTTTCTTATTGAAACAACTATGATAGAACGTGGTGCAAAATGGGAAGGTTCAGGATCTTGGCAACCTCATGTAACTGTAGATCAGCGATTGGTTACAGGTCAGAATCCATTTTCTGCCAAGGGAGTTGGAGAAGCTATTTTGAAAGAATTACAGCAATTATAA
- a CDS encoding Crp/Fnr family transcriptional regulator produces MKNALRKHIEKITPVSDEKFEYIFSFFKIKKIKKNTIIISSGDLSSYEYWVFKGCLKSSYMLEDGKEKIIRFAIEEWWVSDYDAYFKSKPATLNIESLENCELLALSLEDRERLCSELPEMNNFFRKKMEGAYSAFQRRLVSMLSNDARKHYEIFVQQYPMLMERLPKSIIASYLGITRETLSRISNS; encoded by the coding sequence ATGAAAAACGCGTTAAGGAAACACATAGAAAAAATTACTCCGGTTAGCGATGAAAAATTTGAGTATATCTTTTCGTTTTTCAAAATAAAGAAAATCAAAAAAAATACCATCATCATCAGTTCAGGAGATCTGTCGTCTTATGAATACTGGGTTTTTAAAGGATGCTTAAAATCTTCATATATGCTTGAAGACGGAAAGGAAAAGATCATAAGGTTTGCTATAGAGGAATGGTGGGTAAGCGATTACGATGCCTATTTCAAAAGTAAGCCTGCTACACTTAATATTGAATCCCTTGAAAACTGCGAACTCCTTGCGCTCTCACTAGAGGACAGGGAAAGGCTCTGCAGCGAACTTCCGGAAATGAACAATTTCTTTCGAAAAAAAATGGAAGGTGCATATTCCGCTTTTCAGCGCCGCCTTGTCTCAATGCTCTCCAATGATGCTAGAAAACATTACGAAATTTTTGTCCAGCAGTATCCCATGCTCATGGAGCGTCTTCCCAAATCCATTATCGCATCTTATCTCGGAATTACAAGAGAAACCCTCAGCCGGATATCTAATTCGTAG
- a CDS encoding S41 family peptidase codes for MKKIILALLSLSVSFVFAQNPVSYPKDTVISKPELNFEVLWHTFEDNYAFFKLRNIDWHATYQKYRPLINANTSDDSLYTVFSQMLAPFNDNHINVIVPGIKQFKSVKPSQFVKEFPTDSLRYQFWQMVNSSLSQKHFTALQYAGPEFNHVPLFAYSTSNGIGYLRFNRCFVDQNSDNVPDTVVAGKLLDTLFASFKDVKSIIVDVRDNIGGNDEFAYEAAGRFTAGKVIGMHKKTRIRKGGYEDFGQLETWYTEPKGVFQFTKPVVVLTNDKTVSAGDLFASIMRELPNVKIVGSNTRGIYSNMYGFTLPNGWLISLSNERYYDNKMICYEGIGAPVDIHVLNTQNDLLNMNDPVLDTAIKELLKTRD; via the coding sequence ATGAAAAAAATTATCCTTGCATTGCTGTCTCTTTCTGTTAGTTTTGTCTTTGCCCAAAATCCGGTATCCTATCCAAAAGACACTGTTATTTCAAAACCGGAATTAAATTTTGAAGTGTTATGGCATACTTTTGAAGACAACTATGCTTTCTTTAAGTTAAGGAATATTGACTGGCATGCCACCTATCAAAAATATAGACCACTGATAAACGCCAATACTTCTGATGATTCCTTATATACGGTTTTTTCTCAGATGCTGGCTCCTTTTAATGACAATCATATCAATGTTATCGTTCCGGGAATAAAGCAATTCAAATCCGTGAAACCTTCGCAGTTCGTAAAAGAGTTCCCAACGGATAGTTTACGTTATCAGTTTTGGCAAATGGTAAATTCTTCCTTATCGCAAAAACATTTTACAGCGCTGCAATACGCAGGTCCTGAATTTAATCATGTACCTCTGTTTGCTTATTCGACTTCAAATGGTATTGGATACCTGCGTTTCAACAGATGTTTCGTTGATCAAAATTCTGATAATGTGCCTGATACAGTAGTTGCAGGTAAGTTGTTGGATACGCTGTTTGCAAGTTTTAAAGATGTGAAATCAATTATCGTAGATGTAAGAGATAATATTGGGGGCAATGATGAATTTGCTTATGAAGCTGCTGGCAGATTTACAGCTGGTAAAGTAATTGGGATGCATAAAAAAACAAGAATAAGAAAGGGAGGATATGAAGATTTTGGGCAGCTTGAAACATGGTACACTGAGCCTAAAGGTGTTTTTCAATTTACAAAACCTGTAGTAGTCTTAACGAATGACAAAACAGTAAGCGCCGGAGATTTATTTGCTTCGATAATGAGAGAACTGCCAAATGTAAAAATTGTCGGTTCAAACACACGCGGCATTTACTCTAATATGTATGGTTTTACACTTCCAAATGGGTGGCTTATTTCACTCTCTAATGAGCGGTACTACGACAACAAAATGATTTGTTATGAAGGAATCGGCGCACCTGTTGACATTCATGTTCTAAATACCCAAAATGATTTGCTAAACATGAATGACCCCGTATTAGACACAGCTATCAAAGAATTATTAAAAACCCGTGATTAA
- a CDS encoding AraC family transcriptional regulator encodes MRRNIPNLAIDEITLGENIKWDTRDYYASNDPVHNILRYFPVRQDFYMISLCTSGTVRVRLNGGEVCIEAGTLSTFTPATIIEVLEISEDYGCHLVIFMKSFLIETLNNIYFIEKFHFLNNNGLFNLKLEKEVSAALLAHIAGIIARQKDKKHPFRRDIIRNQIIILLYEAENSLKTKTADHDIGYNYGKNKIVSDFQQLLAQNFFTQRKVGFYSKRLNVTTQSLTNSLKLLTGKSAKEQIEDMVISQAKVLLKSGKYNVSEIASQLSYNNLEEFSRFFKKKTGITALKFSKSQT; translated from the coding sequence ATGCGCCGCAATATCCCTAATTTAGCGATTGATGAAATTACATTAGGAGAAAATATAAAATGGGACACCAGAGATTATTACGCGTCCAATGATCCCGTCCACAACATTTTGCGGTATTTTCCCGTCCGTCAGGATTTTTATATGATTTCACTATGCACGTCGGGCACTGTTAGAGTGCGGCTGAATGGCGGGGAAGTCTGCATTGAAGCAGGCACTTTATCAACATTTACACCCGCAACAATAATAGAGGTGCTTGAAATATCTGAAGACTATGGATGCCATTTGGTAATTTTCATGAAAAGCTTTCTCATCGAGACGCTCAACAACATCTATTTTATAGAGAAATTTCATTTTCTAAACAACAACGGCCTATTTAATCTAAAATTAGAAAAAGAAGTTTCTGCCGCACTTTTGGCCCACATTGCAGGCATAATAGCCCGACAGAAAGATAAGAAGCATCCTTTCAGGAGAGACATTATCAGAAATCAGATCATAATATTGCTGTATGAAGCTGAGAATAGTCTTAAAACAAAGACTGCAGATCATGATATCGGCTATAATTACGGAAAGAATAAGATCGTATCGGATTTCCAGCAGTTGCTGGCTCAAAATTTTTTCACCCAACGCAAAGTTGGATTTTATTCCAAGCGGCTCAACGTAACGACCCAAAGCTTAACCAATTCGTTGAAGCTGCTTACTGGGAAAAGCGCTAAAGAACAGATCGAAGATATGGTAATTTCACAGGCTAAAGTGCTTTTAAAATCAGGAAAATACAATGTGTCGGAAATTGCTTCACAGCTTTCCTATAATAACCTGGAAGAATTCAGCAGATTTTTCAAAAAAAAGACTGGTATCACAGCCCTCAAGTTTTCAAAAAGCCAAACCTAG